In Salvelinus namaycush isolate Seneca chromosome 17, SaNama_1.0, whole genome shotgun sequence, one genomic interval encodes:
- the yif1a gene encoding protein YIF1A has translation MDLPHHGYRASAKPRARAAPPAGDPLLFDDTSSAAPPMNSQGFYTPGYNMGGAPAGGPGGAGVNNLFADPMASAAMIYGSSLANQGKDIVNKEISRYVSVNKLKYFFAVDSKYVMKKLLLLMFPYTHQDWEVRYHRDTPLTPRHDVNAPDLYIPSMAFITYILLAGMALGIQNRFSPEVLGLCASTALVWVVIEVLVMLLSLYLLTVHSDLSTFDLIAYSGYKYVGMIFTVLGGLLFGSDGYFVALAWSSCALMFFIVRSLKMKILSSLSHDSMGAGASAKPRLRLYITVATAAFQPIIIYWLTSHLVR, from the exons ATGGACCTTCCACATCATGGCTACCGAGCAAGTG CAAAGCCAAGAGCCCGTGCAGCTCCCCCCGCCGGGGACCCTCTCCTCTTTGACGATACCAGTTCGGCAGCGCCACCAATGAACAGTCAGGGTTTCTACACCCCTGGGTACAACATGGGAGGGGCTCCAGCTGGAGGGCCAGGGGGTGCTGGGGTCAACAACCTGTTTGCTGACCCAATGGCCAGTGCAGCCATGATATATGGCTCTTCCCTGGCCAACCAGGGAAAGGATATTGTCAACAAGGAG ATCAGCAGGTACGTGTCTGTGAACAAGCTGAAGTATTTCTTTGCCGTCGACAGCAAATATGTAATGAAGAAACTTCTGCTCCTCATGTTCCCATACACACACCAG GACTGGGAAGTTCGTTACCACAGAGACACTCCTCTCACACCCAGGCATGATGTGAATGCACCCGACCTTTACATACCTT CAATGGCTTTCATCACCTACATTTTGCTTGCTGGGATGGCCCTTGGCATTCAGAACAG GTTCAGTCCAGAGGTCCTTGGTCTGTGTGCCAGCACTGCTTTGGTGTGGGTTGTTATAGAGGTCTTGGTCATGTTGTTGAGTCTCTACCTTCTCACTGTTCACTCTGACCTATCCACGTTTGACCTAATTGCCTACAGTGGATACAAATATGTGGG GATGATTTTCACAGTGCTGGGTGGTCTGCTGTTTGGCAGTGATGGTTACTTCGTGGCTCTCGCCTGGTCATCGTGTGCTCTTATGTTTTTCATT GTCCGTTCTCTCAAAATGAAGATTCTGTCGTCTCTCTCCCATGACTCCATGGGGGCCGGGGCGAGTGCCAAACCAAGACTCCGCctgtacatcactgtggccaccGCCGCCTTTCAGCCAATCATTATCTACTGGCTCACCTCACATCTGGTCAGGTGA